The DNA region GCTGAAACCGGACGATCCGAGCAGCCAGACCGGCGGCCGGGAGACCTCTCCCTGCACCGGACCGGGCACAGCATGGATGCGGGAGTAGCGGTGGCCGTCGGGAAAGCCGTCGTCCAGGAAGCGGATCAACTCGCCGAGCTGCTGCGGGAATTCGTCCGCACCCTCACGGAGGTGATCCGTGCGGCGCAGGGCGGCGGCCGTAGCGCCGTCGGTGCCGGGCGCACGGCCCAGGCCGAGGTCGATGCGCCCGGGGGCGAGCGCCTCCAGGGTGCCGAACTGCTCGGCGATGACGAGCGGCGCGTGGTTCGGCAGCATCACGCCGCCCGAGCCCAGCCGTATGCGGTCGGTGCGGGCCGCGAGGTGGGAGAGGATCACGGCGGGCGAGGAGCTTGCGACGCCCGGCATGGAGTGGTGTTCGGCGACCCAGTAGCGGGTGAAGCCGCGGCGCTCGGCGAGACGCGCGGTCTCGACGGTGGCGAGGAGCGCGTCGCGCGAGGTGAGGCCGACGCCGACGTTCGCCAGGTCCAGTACGGACAGGGGTACGGGGGCGGCGCCTCGCGTCTCACCGCGGATGGCGTCCCGGGTCACGGCGCCGGTGCCGGTGCCGGTGCCGCTGCCGGTGTCCGCACTCTTACCGGCGCCGGTGCCCGTACCGCTTCCGTTTCCGCTTCCTGTCGTCCTGCCGTCAGTGGCGTTGCCCTCGTCCACGAGTGCCGCCCTCCGCTCGCTGGTGTCACGTCCAGCGGCGTCAACGGCGAGCGGCACTCGTTCTCTTCCCGGGACTGACGCGAGCCGGGAGGTCCGCCCGGAAGCCGGCCGGGCTCCGGGCGAGGACCCGCGTCGCCTCAGGCCGTGAAGAGCTTGCCCAGTGCGGGGCAGCGTACGGAGACGTCCAGCAGCCGAAGGCCCTCCCAGGCGGTGACCTGGTTCGCGGTGAGAACCGGCTTGCCCAGCGCGTCCTCGATGTCCTCGGTCCAGGCGGCGGTGTGCAGCGCGGTGTCCGGCAGCAGCACGGCCTGCGCCTCGGGGTGGTCGCCGCCGCGGGCGAGGGCCAGCACCTCGTCCTTGCCCCAGGTGCCGACCTCGGCGGCGGTGATGATGCCGCTGCCGCGCATGGAGACGACCTCGCTCCCGGCGGCCTTGAGGAAGGCGGTGAACAGCTCGCCGACGTCCTCCGGATACGTCGCGCCGATGGCGACGCGCTCCGCGCCCAACGCCCGTACGGCATGGGCGAAGGCGAAGGACGTGCTGGAGGCGGGCAGCCCGGCGGTGGCGGACAGCTCGCGCACCTGCTCGTGGGCGCCCTCCCAGCCGAAGACGAAGCTGGCGCTGGTGCACGCCCAGACGACGGCCTGCACGCCGTGCTCCTTGACCTCCTCGACCTTCGCGGCCAGGCGCTTCGCGGAGCCCATCTCCAGCAGGGCGTCCGCCCGGTGTGCGTCCTCGCCGATGTCGGTGTGCACCAGCGGCAGCCGGACGTCCGCGCCGGCGTCCGAGAGGATTCGCTCAAGCCGCGGGTAGTCGTCCTCAGCCGAGAAGCCCGGGTAGAGGAATCCCACCGCCTGCGACTGCGCTGCCGCGTCTGCCATCTACGCCTCCTGAAGCGTCGCTGCTGATCGGTTGTCCGCCGGTCACGGCCTCGCGGGGCGGCCGTCCGTCCCGCCCCTGCCGTTCCGTTCCGTTTCGTACGTGGCGTACACGGCGCGGGAGTCTTCCGGTCCGTATGTGCCGTGAGTGCCGTACGTCACATGCGGCCCGTTTCGTCCGCCCCGCACGCTGCCGAGTGTCGCTCACGTACCGGCCGCTCATCCGTCCACACGTGCGCGCACGGACGTACGGGGAGGGTCGACGGGCATGGACGGGCGCCGGACTTCGCGCCCGGCGCCTGCTTTTGGGGGTGCACCCCGCCGTGGCGGGGTGCCTCATCTCACACGGGCGGAGGTCACACCGGCGGCTGCTGGCCGCCCCACTCGTCCGTATAACCGGAGGGGAAGCCCTGGTCGTAACCCTCCAGGGGCTCGCCGCTCTCGGGGCCTGCGCCGGCCAGCGCCGCCTCGGGCTCCACGGGCCGTACGGCCGGCTCCGCCGGTTCGAGGGACTCGACCGACTCGACGGGAGCCACGGGCTCCGCCGGCTCCTCGGGCCTGCTGACCGGAAGCGTCGGAGACGAGGTCATCGCCGCCGGGCCACGGCGGGCCACCGGGTCGACCAGCGCCTGGTACGGGCCCACCGCTTCCTTGCCGATGCGGCGCAGCGCGTCCCAGAGCGTGACCTGGTTCGCGGAGAGCACCGGCATGCGCAACTCCGCCTCCAGCTGCGGGATGACGTCGTACGTCGGCAGGTTGGTGCAACTGATGAACAGGGCGTCCGGGGCGTCGCCCGCCACGGCCTCGCGGGCCATGTCCACGACGTCCCGGTAGGGCACCCGCCAGATCTCGCGCGTCAGGCCCAGATAGCTGCGGCCGGTGACGGCGATGCCGCCTTCGCCGAGGAAGTCCTCAAGCGAGTCGGTGACCGACTTCGTATAGGGGGTGACGACGGCCACGCGCCGCGCCCCGATCTCCTGGAGCGCCGCCAGCAGCGCTCCCGAGGTGGTCAGCGAGGGGATCTCGCCGGCCTCCTCCATGGCCGCGGTCATGGACCGCTCGCCCTCGGCGCCTCCTACGAAGCTGCCCGAGGTGCAGGCGTAGGCCACCACTTCCGGGGCCACTGCGCACAGAGCCTGGACGCCCTCGCGCAGCGTCGCATGCTCACTGACGAGGCGAGCCTGATCGAGGCTCACCTCGACCGGTACGAAAGGGGTTCGGGTGAGGTGCAGTGACACATCGTCCGGCACCCAACGCCACAGCTCACGATCGAGTGCGAAGTCGAACGGGGCGACGATTCCGACACCGCGTTGTGGCTGCGGTCCGCCGAGGAAGGAGACATCCATGGGTGAGCCCCAAAGAACGGAGGGGTGGCCTACGGCCGAAAGGGAAAAAATGAAAGCCGGTCATTAGCCGGAACGCCGGGACAGATGCCTTCATTGACGACGGTAGTTCGCGCTACCTACCGTGGTCAATCCTTGCATCCGCGCCAACTTGGCGCCTCGGATTTGAGCCATCCCGACCAGTCCACCGCACCCTCGTTACGAAGTGGTTTCCTGCCGATGACCGAGCCCGTTCTCCTTGTCCTCGACGATGATCCGCTGCCGCGGCTCGACCGGCTCGCGGGACGTGCCCGCGTCGTGCACTCGAACGAGAAAGACCTGGTGGAGAAGCTGCCGACGGCCGATGTGCTGCTGGTGTGGGACTTCCTCTCGGACGCCGTACGGCACGCGTGGCCCGGGGGCGGCAGGCGCCCCCGCTGGGTGCACACGCCGAGCGCCGGAGTCGACCGTCTGCTGCCGGAGCTGGCCGCCTCTCCTGAGACGGTCGTCACCAACGCGAGAGGCGTCTTCGATCAGCCCATCGCCGAATACGTGGCGGGGCTCGTTCTAGCCATGGCCAAGGATTTCCGCGGAAGCTGGGAATTGCAACGGCAACGTCGTTGGAAGCACAGGGAGACAAAAAGGGTGGGCGGCTCCCGTGCAGTTGTCGTCGGGTCCGGACCAATTGGAAGAACTATCGGCCGTACTCTCAAGGCGCTGGGCGTCGCCGTCGACCTCGTCGGCCGCACCGAGCGGGACGGCGACCCGGACTTCGGACGTGTCCACGGCAACGCCGCGCTGGAGGGTCTGCTCGGCGAGGCGGACTGGGTCGTGTGCGTCGCACCGCTCACCGAGGGCACCCGCGGGCTCTTCGACGCCGCGGCCTTCGCACGCATGAAGCCGGACGCGCACTTCATCAACGTCGGCCGGGGCCAGCACGTGGTCGAGAGAGACCTGGTGGCCGCGCTCACCGGCCATCGCATCGCGGGCGCGGCGCTGGACGTGTTCGCGGAGGAACCGCTCGCCGCGGACAGCGAACTGTGGGACGTGCCGGGGCTGTTGATCTCGCCGCACATGAGCGGTGACACGATCGGATGGCGGGACGACCTGGCCGAGCAGTTCCTCGACAACTTCGACCGCTGGGAGGCGGGGCAGCCGCTGCTGAACGTCGTCGACAAGGACCTCGGTTACGTACCGTCGGCCTGAGCACCGGGAGCCGCGGCAGGGGCCGATGGGCCGGGTCACCGGCTCCCGGCCCTGATCGCCGGAGGTCCCGGGGCCCCTGCCGGGTTTTCCTGGTCAGGGATCTCCCGGCCCCCGGGTCTTGACGTCCGGTCCCCGTCGTCCGGTCCGCCCGGACCGCCCTGTTCAACGTCCCGCCCGAACCCCCTCGAACCGGCCCCTGGTTCACCTCCGCCCGCCCGCCGCCGTCTCCTCCTCCGACTTCCGTCCCGTCCCCTGATTCGTCCGGCGGTTACCGCTGCCGCGTCCCCTGCCCGCGGGAAGCCGCCGGCCATCCGGCCATACGGCCACGACTCGAAAGGCACCCATGTCGGATCTCAGCAGTCTCACCGCCGTCCGGCTCCTCGAAGGGTTCAGCAGCGGAGACTTCTCCCCCGTCGAAGCCACCCGCGCCGCGCTCGAACAGGCCGAGAAGGTGCAGCCGCACGTGAACGCCTTCGTACGGATCGACGGTGACGACGCGCTCGCGCAGGCACGCGAATCGACGGAGCGCTGGCGCCGCGGCGACCCCCAGGGCCCGCTCGACGGCGTACCCGTGACGGTGAAGGACATCCTGCTGCTGCGCGGCAAGCCCACCCTGCGCGGCTCCTGGTCCTCCTCCACCGAGGGCCCGTGGGAGGAGGACGCCCCGTCCGTGGCGCGGATGCGCGAAGCGGGCGCGGTGTTCGTGGGCAAGACG from Streptomyces marispadix includes:
- a CDS encoding maleate cis-trans isomerase family protein, which gives rise to MDVSFLGGPQPQRGVGIVAPFDFALDRELWRWVPDDVSLHLTRTPFVPVEVSLDQARLVSEHATLREGVQALCAVAPEVVAYACTSGSFVGGAEGERSMTAAMEEAGEIPSLTTSGALLAALQEIGARRVAVVTPYTKSVTDSLEDFLGEGGIAVTGRSYLGLTREIWRVPYRDVVDMAREAVAGDAPDALFISCTNLPTYDVIPQLEAELRMPVLSANQVTLWDALRRIGKEAVGPYQALVDPVARRGPAAMTSSPTLPVSRPEEPAEPVAPVESVESLEPAEPAVRPVEPEAALAGAGPESGEPLEGYDQGFPSGYTDEWGGQQPPV
- a CDS encoding D-2-hydroxyacid dehydrogenase, with the translated sequence MTEPVLLVLDDDPLPRLDRLAGRARVVHSNEKDLVEKLPTADVLLVWDFLSDAVRHAWPGGGRRPRWVHTPSAGVDRLLPELAASPETVVTNARGVFDQPIAEYVAGLVLAMAKDFRGSWELQRQRRWKHRETKRVGGSRAVVVGSGPIGRTIGRTLKALGVAVDLVGRTERDGDPDFGRVHGNAALEGLLGEADWVVCVAPLTEGTRGLFDAAAFARMKPDAHFINVGRGQHVVERDLVAALTGHRIAGAALDVFAEEPLAADSELWDVPGLLISPHMSGDTIGWRDDLAEQFLDNFDRWEAGQPLLNVVDKDLGYVPSA
- a CDS encoding LLM class flavin-dependent oxidoreductase; translated protein: MTRDAIRGETRGAAPVPLSVLDLANVGVGLTSRDALLATVETARLAERRGFTRYWVAEHHSMPGVASSSPAVILSHLAARTDRIRLGSGGVMLPNHAPLVIAEQFGTLEALAPGRIDLGLGRAPGTDGATAAALRRTDHLREGADEFPQQLGELIRFLDDGFPDGHRYSRIHAVPGPVQGEVSRPPVWLLGSSGFSAELAGRLGLPFAFAHHFSSRNTLPALDLYRESFTPSAVLDEPYALIGAAALAADDETQARRQVLTGALAMLRLRTGRPGLVPTPEEAEGYPFSAAERDFVESWLANVTHGTPDAVRDGLDALVKRTGADELMLTANVHTPSARTRSLELIANAYELT
- a CDS encoding maleate cis-trans isomerase family protein, yielding MADAAAQSQAVGFLYPGFSAEDDYPRLERILSDAGADVRLPLVHTDIGEDAHRADALLEMGSAKRLAAKVEEVKEHGVQAVVWACTSASFVFGWEGAHEQVRELSATAGLPASSTSFAFAHAVRALGAERVAIGATYPEDVGELFTAFLKAAGSEVVSMRGSGIITAAEVGTWGKDEVLALARGGDHPEAQAVLLPDTALHTAAWTEDIEDALGKPVLTANQVTAWEGLRLLDVSVRCPALGKLFTA